Genomic DNA from Veillonella criceti:
TCTTCTGCTACCGCAGCCAATACTTCATCAATATCAACGGATTCTACCGGTACTGAACTATCACCAAGTACACAACCTTCTAACATCTGTAATTGAGAATTCAAAATAGATTCCATACGGGCTTTAAATACAGCCACTTCATTACGAATAATAGAATATTTTTCTTGACCTTCTCGCAAGCTACGTTCTGCCTCTTCTAAAATCTGTTTACGCTGTTGTTCTGCTTCCTGAATAATAAGGTCCGCTTCTTTACGAGCTGCATTTTTAACATTTTCACCCGTCTCTTGTGCTAATACTAATGTATTATTCATAGTCGCTTCCATCTGTTCGTATTGGGCAATGCGTTTTTCCAACTGCTCAATTTTGTCTGTCATTTCACGATTATCACGATAAAGTGTTTCATAGTCATGAACTAATTCAGCCATAAACGCATTAACAGCATCCTTATCATACCCACGAAAGCCTGTTTCAAACTCT
This window encodes:
- a CDS encoding DivIVA domain-containing protein — encoded protein: MITPMDIHNKEFETGFRGYDKDAVNAFMAELVHDYETLYRDNREMTDKIEQLEKRIAQYEQMEATMNNTLVLAQETGENVKNAARKEADLIIQEAEQQRKQILEEAERSLREGQEKYSIIRNEVAVFKARMESILNSQLQMLEGCVLGDSSVPVESVDIDEVLAAVAEDNSTIHDNAGVDQVVLDANAAAEAADSESEEVQSESEGNQTEADSQK